Within Gilvibacter sp. SZ-19, the genomic segment GGTTACCCAAGCTCTGTAGCCTATAAGCGCCAATTGCCATTTTTTGGCTTTGGCCAGGTCCAAGCCTTTTTTGGTCATACTTGGTAGTATGGCTTTATTGATCTTGGCCAGTGTTTTGTATAAATTCGCCATGGCGTAAATATAAAAAAAGCCCCGAACTCGGGGCTTTTCTAGATTGGCAAATACGCTAGTATTCCAAATGAATATCGTCTATACCGTCTTCTTTCCCAGAAACTTGAGTTGACGATCTGCTGCCTTCGTTGTTGTCTAAAGTGATCTTGATCCCAGTGATCTCGCCTGCAGCATTGCGCTTTACTCGTTTGTAGCTAAAGCTAACACCTTCGGCAGCCAGTTCTTTTTTTATCTGGGCCAAGTCGGCATCGGTAGTGTATTTGGTAATGTACACATCAGAAACAACACTGCCGGTAACAGTAGCTGTTCTTCCGCGGTTGCCGGAACGCGCGTACCCTCTAGCGCGTGCATTACTTCTTCTGCTGCTGGCTAAAGCGCGTTGTTCTGCGGCTATCGCTCTTTCTTTGGCGCGTAAGGCGGCGATCTCTGCCTTCATCTCGGCTTTTTGAGCATCGGTCATAGCGACCATTTCTGCTTTCTTAGCTTCCTGTAAAAGACGCATTTCATCTCTTTTGGCTGCCATTTCGGCCTTACGGGCTTCCAGCTGATCGGCTCTAGCAAGTCTACGAGCGTCTGTAGCCTGTTTGCGCGCCTCAGAGGCGGCTCTACGGGCAACAGAGCGGGCATTGGCTACTTGCCCTCCGGAGTAACTCCTCATACTGCCATCTGCGCCAAAGACCAAAATGATATCGTCTATGGCTTTGTCGTCGTTATTTATCGCGTAATGACCACTACTGCCTTCGCGACTATAGCGCAGTTTTATGCTGCGAATTTGGTTGTCTGCGTTGTATTGGATGTCTTCGATAACCAATTCGATGTCATGGTTTTGTCGCAAATAAGCGATCTTCTCGTCGAGTTCTGCTTTACTCATACTGGCAGAGATCTTTACTTTTACATCATTGGTATATCCAGTAACAGTGGTTTGGCTTGTAGGCGCATTGTCCTCAAAACGAGCCTTGCCATGAACTACTATAAGTCCGGCTGGTCCTGTGTATCCATACTTTTTAAGGCCATCGTTAGGTCTAAGGATTTCAATATGTCCTGGTGTTTTGAGAGTTTTGCCTTCCGGAAAATCCTCGCGTTTCCATGGTTTTTCATTGATTATGTATAAGTAATCTGAAGTAGCGGTCTCGGATGTTTGTTCTGAGCCAGAATTTGGTCCGGGTTTAGCTGCTTCTTCATCTGATTTACCTGCTTCGGAAGGCACTGCGGATTTCAACTCTTGCGTTTCAAGGTCTATCTCAGGATTGAAATAGGTGATCCCGTTGAGGTCAATGACCATATAATCTTCCCGATCTTCTAAATGTTCTATAACAACAGCTGGCCCTTGTTTAAATGAAATAACTCTGGGGATCACGGCCTCGTCGGTGCGCTCATCTATGAGTTTGCCACCACTGGTACCCGAGCCGGGGAATAAAACTTCCATCTGGTAGGCGGTAAGTTGCTGGTCTATCCACTTTTCATTGCTGAATTCAATACTAACT encodes:
- a CDS encoding SsrA-binding protein, translated to MANLYKTLAKINKAILPSMTKKGLDLAKAKKWQLALIGYRAWVTKKALDQ
- a CDS encoding M56 family metallopeptidase, encoding MELFYYLIRSASILGLFYLVYWFALRRHTWFIANRQYLISGILAALLLPLVEFTKTVYLPAPQTEPALELIGTALPIETLDTTTSAAPFDWVWLAVCLYILGCLVGLIRFGYQSWSLLRVLKKGNYSKKNGFYYIETTQRLEPFSFFKYLVYNPNLHACEELAMILEHERAHAKGWHSLDVLLSNALTIIHWLNPLAWWYKKSIIQNLEYIADQLTVREIPSKTAYQLALVKASTGAQHLALSNSFYQSFIKNRIVMLNANQSRKIKKWRLLLILPLLVVFMYSFNVNTEFAYLDKEPAVSSVTAVPSFLIDKNSTAADLETIETFFAENHPEVSIEFSNEKWIDQQLTAYQMEVLFPGSGTSGGKLIDERTDEAVIPRVISFKQGPAVVIEHLEDREDYMVIDLNGITYFNPEIDLETQELKSAVPSEAGKSDEEAAKPGPNSGSEQTSETATSDYLYIINEKPWKREDFPEGKTLKTPGHIEILRPNDGLKKYGYTGPAGLIVVHGKARFEDNAPTSQTTVTGYTNDVKVKISASMSKAELDEKIAYLRQNHDIELVIEDIQYNADNQIRSIKLRYSREGSSGHYAINNDDKAIDDIILVFGADGSMRSYSGGQVANARSVARRAASEARKQATDARRLARADQLEARKAEMAAKRDEMRLLQEAKKAEMVAMTDAQKAEMKAEIAALRAKERAIAAEQRALASSRRSNARARGYARSGNRGRTATVTGSVVSDVYITKYTTDADLAQIKKELAAEGVSFSYKRVKRNAAGEITGIKITLDNNEGSRSSTQVSGKEDGIDDIHLEY